The stretch of DNA ATAAAAACATTTTCTCCTATAAAAACTTTTTTTGTACTAGGTTTACCACTAATCCTTTTATCAATTGAAATATTATGAAAATCACTATCATATATTTCACAATTAGTACCTATTAATGTATTCTTAGAAATAGTAATACCTTCCCCTTCACTAATCAAAACAATATTATTATTTATAATTACATTATCACCGATAATTATTTTGGAATTTTTATTTCTTGATTCAATATAACCATAACCACTGTATAAAAATGGAGATAGAGAGCATCCAATTATGACCTTATCACTAAAAATAATTTCTCCTTTTCCATTTAATTGACAAGGTTGAATAAATTTTGCTTTTCCTTTAACATTATCACAAGTTGATAGGATATAATACTTAAGAAACCTAGGCAACTTAAATATAATATATATAAATCTTTTCTTTAAACTATTAATTATTTTCATTACAATTCTCACAAATTAATTTATTATCACATTTTTGTCCACATTTACAAACATACCCTTTGTGTTTTGCTGGATTTCCATACCATAGTTCTTGATTTCCTACATCCTTCGTTACAACACTTCCTGCTCCAATCATTGCATATTCATTTATTGTAATTCCACATACAATAGTGCTATTTGCACCTATTGAAGCTGATCTTTTTATAGTTGTTTTTAAAAAAGAATTTGGATATTGTTTACTTCTTGGTAAGAAATCATTTGTAAAAGTTACATTTGGTCCAATAAATACATTATCTTCTAAAAATATTCCATCCCAGATTTGTACACCACTTTTTATTGTTACATTATTTCCAATAATTACATCATTTTCTATAAGAACTTGTGCATTTATATTACAATTACTACCGATTTCTGCATTTTTTAATACTACACAAAACTGCCAAATATTTGTATTTTCTCCCACATTCTGCGTCTGTACATCTGCTAGCTTATGAATCATTATTTTACAACTTCTAAAAATTTATCATAATTAGTTATATAATCACTTACATCATAATAATCATCAGATAAAACCATAAGTACGCAATCTAAACTAAAATCATGCATACTTCCCCAAATAAGAGCATCTTGAAAAAGTCCTAGATTTGGTTTATTTAAATCAAACGTCTCTTTTTCTTTTCCATTATCTAATGTAACTTTACAACTACCATTTACAGCTATCAAAAACTGTTTTGTTTTATAATGAGAATGATTTCCCCTTGGAATTCCGTCTAGTGTTCCATAAATATAAAAAACTCTTTTTACATCAAATGGTATTTGTCTATTTGCTTCAAGAGCTACAAGCTGACCTCTATGGTCTCCTAATACTTTGAATTCTTCTAATTTTGTTATCATCCATTCATTCCATACTTATTCAAATACCACTCAATAGTCTTCACAATCCCACTATCAAAATTCTCATCAGCTTTCCAACCTAGCTCATTTTCTAATTTTGTTGCATCTATTGCATATCTTCTATCATGTCCTGCTCTATCTTCTACAAAGGTGATTAATTCTTTATAAGAAGAATTATCAGCTTTTGGAACTTCTTTATCTAAGATAGTACAAATAGTATTAACTATTTGAAGATTTGTTCTTTCATTTCGTCCACCAATATTATATGTTTCTCCAGTAATTCCTGCGTGGAACACTATATCTATACCTTTACAATGGTCAAGTACATATAACCAATCTCTTATATTTTTCCCATCACCATAGATTGGAATATTTTGATTTGATAAAGCTTTTCTTATAATTGTAGGGATTAGTTTTTCATCATGTTGTTTTGGTCCATAATTATTTGAGCAGTTTGTAATTACTGTATTCATTCCATAAGTTTCATTATATGCTCTTATTATCATATCACTTGATGCTTTAGAAGCTG from Arcobacter suis CECT 7833 encodes:
- a CDS encoding acyltransferase gives rise to the protein MKIINSLKKRFIYIIFKLPRFLKYYILSTCDNVKGKAKFIQPCQLNGKGEIIFSDKVIIGCSLSPFLYSGYGYIESRNKNSKIIIGDNVIINNNIVLISEGEGITISKNTLIGTNCEIYDSDFHNISIDKRISGKPSTKKVFIGENVFIGSNVKILKGVSIGNNAVISNGSIVTKNIQNNVVAGGIPAEFIKHIN
- a CDS encoding acyltransferase; this translates as MIHKLADVQTQNVGENTNIWQFCVVLKNAEIGSNCNINAQVLIENDVIIGNNVTIKSGVQIWDGIFLEDNVFIGPNVTFTNDFLPRSKQYPNSFLKTTIKRSASIGANSTIVCGITINEYAMIGAGSVVTKDVGNQELWYGNPAKHKGYVCKCGQKCDNKLICENCNENN
- a CDS encoding sugar 3,4-ketoisomerase, whose amino-acid sequence is MITKLEEFKVLGDHRGQLVALEANRQIPFDVKRVFYIYGTLDGIPRGNHSHYKTKQFLIAVNGSCKVTLDNGKEKETFDLNKPNLGLFQDALIWGSMHDFSLDCVLMVLSDDYYDVSDYITNYDKFLEVVK